In Xyrauchen texanus isolate HMW12.3.18 chromosome 13, RBS_HiC_50CHRs, whole genome shotgun sequence, a single genomic region encodes these proteins:
- the LOC127654398 gene encoding regulator of G-protein signaling 4-like, producing MCKGLAALPATCLKSAKDIKHKIGFLLQKPDPQKPDPQEQKALKEKAKTRISPVETEKWKSSFNNLIKNDIGRKAFTAFLQSEYSQENIEFWEACEDFKQTSVDKMNLKARKIFEQYVEADSPKEVNLDSATRENTRKNLESCDASCFDEAQSKIFTLMEKDSYRRFLISKLFLELSQPPMANKTCGLEKIGKQNIFDHSQCLPSYA from the exons ATGTGTAAAGGACTTGCCGCCCTTCCTGCAACATGCTTGAAAAG TGCCAAAGATATAAAGCATAAGATTGGCTTCCTGCTTCAAAAGCCAGATCCTCAGAAGCCAGATCCTCAAGAGCAGAAGGCTTTAAAAGAGAAGGCAAAGACCAG AATTTCGCCTGTTGAAACTGAGAAATGGAAATCATCATTTAACAACCTGATCAAAAATGACA TTGGTCGGAAGGCTTTTACTGCCTTTTTACAGTCCGAGTACAGTCAAGAGAACATTGAGTTCTGGGAGGCCTGTGAGGATTTTAAGCAGACATCAGTGGACAAGATGAACCTGAAAGCTAGAAAGATATTTGAGCAATACGTTGAAGCTGATTCTCCGAAAGAG GTGAATTTGGATTCTGCCACCAGAGAGAATACTAGAAAAAATTTGGAAAGCTGTGATGCATCCTGCTTCGATGAGGCTCAGAGTAAGATCTTCACCCTCATGGAAAAGGACTCATACAGGCGTTTCCTGATATCCAAATTGTTCCTGGAACTGTCTCAACCTCCAATGGCCAACAAAACTTGTGGCTTAGAGAAAATAGGAAAGCAAAATATTTTTGACCACAGTCAGTGCCTGCCAAGTTATGCCTAA